In the Rhododendron vialii isolate Sample 1 chromosome 2a, ASM3025357v1 genome, AACCCCGACGACATCCAACCCgctatatatttgtgtgttgGAATTAATAGTCCACAAAAGTTTAGCAAAATAGCAAAcgcggtttttttttaataaggacaacaCGTgcactttttgtaaaagtgcaaaaaatattAGTGGAACGGGGTCTATGGGGTTGTTCCACTAAgacttttagaaaaaatttggttttgtacttatttaaatttttttcgcgtttgtttgttttgcgccaatttttttttgacttttttgattCGCCAAAATACTTTGAACAATGACcactttttagtaaaaaatGGCCTTACCAAATAATTTTCCACCGCTAATAACACTTCTCGCCCACCAAAGCTCCACCGCATTGCAGCCATGTCCGATGGCGGAACCCTTCCCCAGGAAATCCTCACCGACGTACTCTCTCGACTGCCCGTCAAACTTCTTTGCCGATTCAAATGCGTTTCTCCCTCCTGGAAAACCCTAATCTCTTCCCCCTATTTCGCCAAAACCCACCTCAACcgaaccaaaaccctaaaaaaccctaaaaaccccAATAAAAAAATCCTCCTCATGGCCGACGATCTCTACTCCGTAGACCTCGCGCACACAAACCCGACCGCCACAAAGCTTAGTATCCCTCCGGCGGAACAACGACTACAGCATCAGGTACGCGTTGTGAACTCCTGCGATGGTTTGGTGCTACTTTCCATTCGATGCGGCTCCGAGTTGATCTTGTTGAATCCATCCACCAGAGAGTGCAAGAAACTCCCTGCATTTACTTGTGTCGTCGATTCTGCTAATTATATCGACTCGAATCTATACGGCGTGGGATACGATTCTTCCACGGATGACTACAAGGTCGTGATTGTCTCCCGGCAAATCGTGGCCGTCTATTCACTGAGAACTGATTCTTGGAGGAGAATTCAGGACGCTGATTTTTCCCTTAAGGCGTGCAGTGGTAGGGTTTTTGTTAATGGGTGTCTCCATGGAATTTGTTGGAGGGATGGTTGTAATGGGATTGTTGCTTTTGATTTGTCGGATGAGGTTGTAAGGGAAGTTCCACAACCGGCTTGGTATTGTGGATTTGGATCCGAGATTGCATCTTATTGGGTTGCAGTTCTCGGGGGTTGTCTCTGTTTGGTTGACAATCGGGCGCCTGAGTTTTGGAA is a window encoding:
- the LOC131317197 gene encoding F-box/kelch-repeat protein At3g06240-like gives rise to the protein MSDGGTLPQEILTDVLSRLPVKLLCRFKCVSPSWKTLISSPYFAKTHLNRTKTLKNPKNPNKKILLMADDLYSVDLAHTNPTATKLSIPPAEQRLQHQVRVVNSCDGLVLLSIRCGSELILLNPSTRECKKLPAFTCVVDSANYIDSNLYGVGYDSSTDDYKVVIVSRQIVAVYSLRTDSWRRIQDADFSLKACSGRVFVNGCLHGICWRDGCNGIVAFDLSDEVVREVPQPAWYCGFGSEIASYWVAVLGGCLCLVDNRAPEFWKMKEYGVRESWTEFKKIRSGLFKAWLVCLLAEDEFLLKTTLGRGLKQWVVYNSQKDTVRNMVVWGMPDEFSFQGNYVESLISPHHGGGIGRQ